The segment CGCCGTCGACGGCCGCGGCAACCAGGCCCGCACCCCGGATGTCGCCCTTCCGCAGGGCTGCTGAGCCGGCGGCGCGGGCGACTCCCCCCGGACGCGAAGACCGGCCCCGAGGGGCCGGTCTTCGGGTGCCTGGAGCGGGAGGTGGTCAGCCCGCCTCGCCGGCGTCGTAGGCGACGCCGTCGCCGCCCGCCACGGGCGGCGGGGCCGGGGGCGGCCCGTTGCCGCCGTCGCCACCGGTGGGCGCCGCCGTGGTGGTGCCGATGTTGGCCAGCCAGGCGGCCAGGTCCTCGGTGTCGGCGTCCGACGACCACCCGAGCATGGGCTCGTAGTCGGGGGCCTCGAGGTCGAACTCCCGGTAGCGGCTCATCCCCGTCCCCGCCGGGATGAGCTTGCCGATGATGATGTTCTCCTTCAGGCCGTAGAGCAGGTCCGACTTGCCCTCGATGGCCGCCTCGGTGAGGACCCGCGTCGTCTCCTGGAACGAGGCGGCCGACAGCCATGACTCGGTGGCCAGGGACGCCTTGGTGATGCCCATGAGCTCGGGGCGTCCCTCGGCGGGGCGCTGCCCGGCCTGAACCAGCTCGCGGTTGACGTCGGCGTAGGTCCGCGAGTCCACCCGCTCGCCGGGCAGGAACGGGGCGTCGCCCGGCTCGGCCACCGACACCCGGCGCAGCATCTGGCGCACGATGAGCTCGATGTGCTTGTCGTGGATCGACACGCCCTGGTCCCGGTAGACCTTCTGGACCTCCTCCACCAGGTACTGCTGCGTCTCGCGGATGCCCTTGATCTCGAGCAGCTCCTTGGGGTCCTTGGGGCCCTCGACCAGGGCGTCGCCGGCCACCACCTCCGAGCCCTCCTGCACCTCGAGGTGGGCCCGCTGCGAGACGTTGTAGCTGTCCTCGGAGCCGTCGTCGCCCACGATCGTGATGCGGCGGCCGGTCTCCTCGTCGGCGATGCGGACGACTCCCGACGTGCGGGCCAGCACGGCGGCGCCCTTGGGCGTGCGGGCCTCGAAGAGCTCGACCACGCGGGGCAGGCCGTGGGTGATGTCCTCACCGGCGATGCCACCGGTGTGGAAGGTCCGCATGGTGAGCTGGGTGCCGGGCTCGCCGATGGACTGGGCGGCGATGACGCCGACCGCCTCGCCCATCTCGATGCCCTTGAGGGTGGCGAGGGACCGGCCGTAGCAGGTGGCGCAGATGCCCTGGAGGGCCTCGCACGTGAGCACCGTCCGCACTCGGACCCGGGTGACGCCGGGGTCGTCGCGGAGGATGACCAGCTCCTCGTCGCCGACGTCGGTGCCGGCGGGGAGGCTCCCGGCCGCCTCGGCCAGGACCCGCCCGAACAGCCGGGTCTCCAGGTAGGCGCGACGGTTGGGCTGATCGGGGCCGATGGCCTCGAGCCAGATCCCCCGGGTGGTGCCGCAGTCGTCCTCGCGGATGATCAGCTCCTGGGCGACGTCGACCAGGCGGCGGGTGAGGTAGCCCGAGTCGGCGGTCCGCAGGGCGGTGTCGGCCAGGCCCTTGCGGGCGCCGTGGGTGGAGATGAAGTACTCGAGCACCGACAGGCCCTCACGGAACGAGGACTTGATGGGACGGGGGATCATCTCGCCGCGCGGGTTGGACACCAGTCCCTTCATGCCGGCGATCTGGCGCACCTGCTGGGAGTTCCCCCGGGCGCCGGAGTTCACCATCATGTCGAGCGGGTTGAACTTGATCGTGGCCAGGGTCTTGTCCATGGCCTTCCCGACCTCGGTGTTGGCCGACGTCCAGATCTCGATCTCCTTCTGGCGCCGCTCGTCGTCGGTGATGATGCCCCGCTTGAACTGGTTCTCCGCCTTCTCCGCCTCCTTCTCGTGGCGGTCGAGGATGGCGGCCTTCTCGGGCGGCGTCTTCACGTCGTCGATCGAGATGGTCAGGCCCGACTGGGTGGCGTAGCGGAAGCCGAGGTCCTTGATCCGGTCGAGGCAGGCGGCCACGTCCACCTTGGGGTAGGTGTCGGCGATCTCCTCGACGATGGAGGCGATGCTCCGGCCCCGCTTGGAGACCAGCTCGTTGACCTTGTCGAAGGTGTCGGGGAGCGCGGTGCGGAACAGGAGCCGGCCGGGAGTCGTGACCTCCTCGGCGTACTCCGGGCCCTCGCCGTTGCTCGGCGCCGCCAGCGTGCGCAGCCGGATCTTGGCGTGGAGGTCGAGGTCGCCCGCCTCGTACGCCTGCTCCACCTCGTGGAGGTGGCGGAACACCCGGCCCTCGCCCTTCACGCCCTCGTCGTCCAGGGTGAGGTAGTAGGACCCGAACACCATGTCGTGCGACGGGACGGTGATCGGGCGGCCGGTGGCCGGCGACAGGATGTTGTTCGCCGACAGCATGAGGATGCGGGCCTCGGCCTGGGCCTCGGCCGACAGCGGCAGGTGGACGGCCATCTGGTCGCCGTCGAAGTCGGCGTTGAAGGCGGCGCACACCAGGGGGTGGATCTGGATGGCCTTGCCCTCGACGAGCACGGGCTCGAAGGCCTGGATGCCCAGGCGGTGGAGGGTGGGCGCCCGGTTGAGCAGGACGGGGTGCTCGTTGATGACCTCCTCGAGCACGTCCCAGACCTGGGCCCGGCGCCGCTCGACCATGCGCTTGGCCGACTTGATGTTCTGGGCCAGCTCGGTGTCGACCAGCCGCTTCATCACGAACGGCTTGAACAGCTCCAGGGCCATCTGCTTGGGGAGGCCGCACTGGTGCAGCTTGAGCGTGGGGCCGACGACGATGACCGACCGGCCCGAGTAGTCGACGCGCTTGCCGAGCAGGTTCTGGCGGAACCGGCCCTGCTTGCCCTTGAGCATGTCGGACAGCGACTTGAGCGGGCGGTTGCCCGGCCCGGTGACGGGGCGACCGCGGCGGCCGTTGTCGAACAGGGCGTCGACGGCCTCCTGGAGCATCCGCTTCTCGTTGTTGACGATGATCTCCGGGGCGCCGAGGTCGAGCAGTCGCTTCAGCCGGTTGTTCCGGTTGATGACCCGGCGGTAGAGGTCGTTCAGGTCGGAGGTGGCGAAGCGGCCGCCGTCGAGCTGGACCATGGGCCGCAGCTCCGGCGGGATCACGGGGACGGCGTCGAGGATCATGGCCCGCGGGTCGTTGGACCGCTTGCCGTTCTCGTCGCGGCGGTTGAAGGCGGTGACGATCTTCAGGCGCTTGATCGCCTTCTGCTTGCGCTGGACGGAGAGCGGGCGACGCCCGTCGGCGGCGTCGATGGCCTCGCGGAGCTTGATCTCCTCCTCGTCGAAGTCGATCCGGGCGATGAGGCGGGCGATGGCCTCGGCGCCCATACCGCCCTCGAAGTAGTCGCCGAAGCGGTCCTTCAGCTCCCGCCACAGCAGCTCGTCCTCGATGATCTTGCGACCGTGGAGGTTCTTGAACTCGTCGAAGGCGCGCTGCACCAGCTCGAGCTCGGCCTGGCCGCGCTCGCGCAGGGCGGCGACCTCCTTCTCGGCCGCCTTCTGCTTGGAGCGGATCTCGGAGTCCTTGGCGCCCGCCTTCTCCAGCTCGGCGACCTCGTCCTCGAGCGCCTTGAAGCGGCGGTCGATCTCGAGGTCTCGCGACTTGGAGATCTCCGTCAGCTCCTCGGCCAGCTCGGCCTCGATGTTGGCGATGTCGTTGTGGCGCTTCTCCTCGTCCACCCAGGTGACCAGGTTGGCGGCGAAGTAGATGACCTTCTCCAGCTGCTTGGCCTTGAGCTCCTCACGGGGGTCGATGCCCATGAGGAGGTAGGCCAGCCACGACCGGGTGCCGCGGAGGTACCAGATGTGCACGACCGGCGCCGCCAGCTCGATGTGGCCCATGCGCTCGCGCCGGACCTTGGAGCGGGTGACCTCCACGCCGCAGCGCTCGCAGATGATCCCCCGGAAGCGCACCCGCTTGTACTTGCCGCAG is part of the Acidimicrobiales bacterium genome and harbors:
- a CDS encoding DNA-directed RNA polymerase subunit beta'; protein product: MLDVNDFEQLRIGLATADSIRTWSNGEVKKPETINYRTLRPEKDGLFCEKIFGPTKDWECYCGKYKRVRFRGIICERCGVEVTRSKVRRERMGHIELAAPVVHIWYLRGTRSWLAYLLMGIDPREELKAKQLEKVIYFAANLVTWVDEEKRHNDIANIEAELAEELTEISKSRDLEIDRRFKALEDEVAELEKAGAKDSEIRSKQKAAEKEVAALRERGQAELELVQRAFDEFKNLHGRKIIEDELLWRELKDRFGDYFEGGMGAEAIARLIARIDFDEEEIKLREAIDAADGRRPLSVQRKQKAIKRLKIVTAFNRRDENGKRSNDPRAMILDAVPVIPPELRPMVQLDGGRFATSDLNDLYRRVINRNNRLKRLLDLGAPEIIVNNEKRMLQEAVDALFDNGRRGRPVTGPGNRPLKSLSDMLKGKQGRFRQNLLGKRVDYSGRSVIVVGPTLKLHQCGLPKQMALELFKPFVMKRLVDTELAQNIKSAKRMVERRRAQVWDVLEEVINEHPVLLNRAPTLHRLGIQAFEPVLVEGKAIQIHPLVCAAFNADFDGDQMAVHLPLSAEAQAEARILMLSANNILSPATGRPITVPSHDMVFGSYYLTLDDEGVKGEGRVFRHLHEVEQAYEAGDLDLHAKIRLRTLAAPSNGEGPEYAEEVTTPGRLLFRTALPDTFDKVNELVSKRGRSIASIVEEIADTYPKVDVAACLDRIKDLGFRYATQSGLTISIDDVKTPPEKAAILDRHEKEAEKAENQFKRGIITDDERRQKEIEIWTSANTEVGKAMDKTLATIKFNPLDMMVNSGARGNSQQVRQIAGMKGLVSNPRGEMIPRPIKSSFREGLSVLEYFISTHGARKGLADTALRTADSGYLTRRLVDVAQELIIREDDCGTTRGIWLEAIGPDQPNRRAYLETRLFGRVLAEAAGSLPAGTDVGDEELVILRDDPGVTRVRVRTVLTCEALQGICATCYGRSLATLKGIEMGEAVGVIAAQSIGEPGTQLTMRTFHTGGIAGEDITHGLPRVVELFEARTPKGAAVLARTSGVVRIADEETGRRITIVGDDGSEDSYNVSQRAHLEVQEGSEVVAGDALVEGPKDPKELLEIKGIRETQQYLVEEVQKVYRDQGVSIHDKHIELIVRQMLRRVSVAEPGDAPFLPGERVDSRTYADVNRELVQAGQRPAEGRPELMGITKASLATESWLSAASFQETTRVLTEAAIEGKSDLLYGLKENIIIGKLIPAGTGMSRYREFDLEAPDYEPMLGWSSDADTEDLAAWLANIGTTTAAPTGGDGGNGPPPAPPPVAGGDGVAYDAGEAG